In Pseudohongiella acticola, the sequence CCTACTGTGCCGCTACGGTTGGCGCGGAGGGATTGATTGGTCAAGCTTTGACCGGTGTTTCTCGATTATACGCAAATTGCGTGTGTTGGATTTCCAGAAGAAGTCAAAGGCATCGCCGACCAGAGGGATGGCGCCAAGCGTGGTATCAATCAGGATGTTGCCACCCATCCTGATTAAAGCACTCTTGGGCAGGCCTTCCCGGTGGGCTTC encodes:
- a CDS encoding DUF4112 domain-containing protein, whose product is MSSDSRSSAESLSRLMDSSVRLPGGFRIGLDGIVGLIPGVGDAATGLVSLWLLREAHREGLPKSALIRMGGNILIDTTLGAIPLVGDAFDFFWKSNTRNLRIIEKHRSKLDQSIPPRQP